The proteins below come from a single Plantactinospora sp. KBS50 genomic window:
- a CDS encoding methylated-DNA--[protein]-cysteine S-methyltransferase: MTILTSSTVDTPVGAFTVLVDPDGAVRAAGFTTDTDPLLALVHPSLRAPVRALPDAGAATRAVADYLDGRLDALDAVPVRQHTGGEFRDRAWRTLREVKPGQPVTYTGFAELTGRPRAVRAAAAACAYNAVALLVPCHRVLRTDGSLGGYRWGLDVKKWLLGHERRLTTT, encoded by the coding sequence ATGACCATCCTGACCAGCAGCACCGTCGACACCCCGGTCGGAGCGTTCACCGTGCTTGTCGATCCCGACGGCGCGGTGCGGGCCGCGGGCTTCACCACCGACACCGACCCGCTGCTCGCCCTCGTCCATCCCAGCCTGCGCGCCCCGGTCCGGGCCCTGCCGGACGCGGGCGCCGCCACCCGGGCCGTCGCCGATTACCTGGACGGCCGGCTCGACGCGCTGGACGCGGTGCCGGTCCGCCAGCACACCGGCGGCGAGTTCCGCGACCGGGCGTGGCGGACGCTGCGCGAGGTCAAGCCCGGCCAGCCGGTCACCTACACCGGCTTCGCGGAGCTGACCGGCCGACCCCGGGCGGTCCGGGCGGCCGCGGCGGCCTGCGCGTACAACGCGGTAGCCCTCCTGGTCCCCTGTCACCGGGTGCTGCGCACGGACGGCAGCCTGGGCGGCTACCGGTGGGGGCTGGACGTGAAGAAGTGGCTTCTCGGTCACGAACGGCGGTTGACGACAACCTGA